One segment of Mycolicibacterium sp. YH-1 DNA contains the following:
- a CDS encoding Rieske 2Fe-2S domain-containing protein — translation MTLQANTDEVRLIEAGAAPTRFARGWHCLGLVRDFGDGTPHAVNAFGQKLVVFRGSDGRINVLDGYCRHMGGDLSQGQVKGNEVACPFHDWRWGGDGRCKSVPYARRVPRLARTATWTTLEQDGMLFVWNDPEGNPPPEGVTIPRIEGATSDEWTDWHWYTTTVDTNCREIIDNVVDMAHFFYVHGSLPTQFKNIFSGHVATQYMNSGSRPDLGGTEGAAMLGTTSLASYHGPSFMIDDLTYHYPETDHHTVLINCHYPIDAHSFVLQYGIIVKKSVDLPEDVAMQTAVALGDFVKMGFEQDVAIWRTKARIDNPLLVEEDGPVYQLRRWYEQFYVDAADVTPDMVDRFEFEIDTTRPTEHWNREIEANMAARVSGTAP, via the coding sequence ATGACACTGCAGGCGAACACCGATGAAGTCCGACTCATCGAGGCTGGCGCCGCACCGACCCGATTTGCACGGGGCTGGCACTGCCTGGGCTTGGTACGCGACTTCGGTGATGGCACACCGCACGCGGTTAACGCGTTCGGCCAGAAACTGGTCGTCTTCCGCGGGTCTGACGGCAGGATCAACGTCCTCGACGGCTACTGCAGGCACATGGGCGGTGATCTGTCACAGGGGCAGGTCAAGGGCAACGAGGTCGCCTGCCCCTTCCACGATTGGCGCTGGGGTGGGGACGGCAGGTGCAAAAGCGTGCCCTATGCGCGTCGCGTCCCTCGGCTGGCCCGCACCGCCACCTGGACGACGCTGGAGCAGGATGGAATGTTGTTCGTGTGGAACGACCCCGAGGGCAACCCGCCGCCGGAGGGCGTGACGATTCCACGCATCGAGGGCGCGACGAGTGACGAGTGGACCGACTGGCACTGGTACACCACCACGGTCGACACCAACTGCCGCGAGATCATCGACAACGTCGTCGACATGGCGCATTTCTTCTACGTCCACGGCTCCCTGCCCACCCAGTTCAAGAACATCTTCTCCGGCCACGTCGCCACCCAGTACATGAACAGCGGATCGCGGCCAGACCTGGGAGGCACCGAGGGCGCTGCCATGCTCGGCACGACCTCGCTGGCGTCCTATCACGGGCCTTCCTTCATGATCGACGACCTCACCTATCACTACCCCGAGACCGATCACCACACGGTGTTGATCAACTGCCACTACCCGATTGACGCGCACTCCTTCGTGCTGCAGTACGGCATCATCGTCAAGAAGTCCGTCGATCTGCCCGAGGACGTCGCGATGCAGACGGCGGTCGCGCTCGGTGATTTCGTCAAGATGGGCTTCGAACAGGACGTCGCGATCTGGCGGACGAAGGCCCGAATCGACAATCCGCTCCTGGTCGAGGAGGACGGCCCGGTCTACCAACTGCGGCGCTGGTACGAGCAGTTCTACGTCGACGCCGCTGATGTGACCCCCGATATGGTGGACCGCTTCGAGTTCGAGATCGACACCACGCGCCCCACCGAGCACTGGAACAGAGAGATCGAGGCCAATATGGCCGCGAGGGTTTCCGGAACCGCGCCATGA
- a CDS encoding ferredoxin: MTVRADIRLDDAPMVPVTCRRCAASVLARKSSWHQTSVQWSAAAYEGCAERREADKLAAHGTRALFLVCSALRTSIADAVSRGELPVVDETAGVDAGSLDCAVPEFVIPD; encoded by the coding sequence ATGACCGTGCGTGCCGACATCCGACTCGATGACGCGCCGATGGTGCCGGTGACGTGCCGGCGTTGTGCCGCATCGGTACTCGCGCGCAAGAGCAGCTGGCATCAGACCAGCGTGCAATGGTCAGCTGCGGCGTATGAGGGGTGCGCCGAGAGACGTGAGGCCGACAAGCTCGCGGCGCACGGGACGCGCGCGCTGTTCCTGGTGTGCTCCGCGTTGCGCACGTCGATCGCCGACGCTGTGTCGCGCGGTGAGTTGCCGGTGGTTGACGAGACTGCCGGGGTGGATGCTGGGTCGCTGGATTGTGCGGTCCCGGAATTTGTCATACCCGACTGA
- a CDS encoding HNH endonuclease signature motif containing protein, whose protein sequence is MSSAAASLVAEARPDERLEVLFEELSELCGQRNVIDSRVVEIVAELDRDDLCGCTGAKSVPALVAWKTGTSLKNAHTIAAVAHRLEQFPRCAEGMREGRLSLDQVGVIAEGAAEGSDEHYAQLAAVATVSQLHTAVKLEPRPDPDPKPEPQRTITKTPGPDDEYTTWRIRLPRVDAAKFDTALQSHRDGLIAAWKHDHEADNQAGDQVPPFPDGVDAFMSLIEAGWDAEVTRRPHGQHTTVVVHVDVETPMAALHLGPLLTDDERRYLTCDATCEVWFQHHGRVIGSGRATRTVYRRLRRALEHRDRCCVVPGCGATRGLHAHHIVHWHDGGLTELSNLVLVCPYHHRSHHRGGITITGPAHRLVITDSEGQTLHAASLARPPTTAPPDVAPYPGPTGERADWWWYTPFQPQPPPTTN, encoded by the coding sequence ATGTCCTCAGCCGCAGCCTCTTTGGTCGCTGAGGCGCGTCCCGATGAGCGTCTTGAGGTGTTGTTCGAGGAGTTGTCGGAGCTGTGCGGTCAGCGCAATGTGATCGACAGCCGTGTGGTGGAGATCGTGGCCGAGTTGGACCGCGACGACTTGTGTGGTTGCACCGGTGCGAAGTCCGTCCCGGCGCTGGTGGCCTGGAAGACCGGCACCTCGCTGAAGAACGCCCACACCATCGCCGCCGTCGCACACCGCCTCGAGCAGTTCCCCCGCTGCGCCGAGGGCATGCGTGAGGGACGACTGTCGCTGGATCAGGTCGGGGTCATCGCCGAGGGCGCAGCCGAGGGATCCGATGAGCACTACGCGCAGCTGGCCGCGGTGGCCACCGTCAGCCAACTGCACACCGCGGTCAAGCTCGAACCGCGACCCGACCCCGACCCGAAGCCTGAACCGCAGCGGACGATCACCAAGACTCCCGGTCCCGATGATGAGTACACGACGTGGCGGATCCGGTTGCCGCGCGTGGACGCCGCGAAGTTCGACACCGCCCTACAGTCCCATCGCGACGGGCTGATCGCGGCCTGGAAGCACGACCACGAAGCCGACAACCAGGCTGGGGATCAGGTGCCGCCGTTTCCCGACGGTGTGGACGCATTCATGAGCCTGATCGAGGCCGGCTGGGACGCCGAGGTCACCCGCCGCCCACACGGCCAGCACACCACCGTGGTCGTACACGTCGACGTCGAGACACCCATGGCCGCACTGCATCTGGGTCCGCTACTGACCGATGACGAGCGCCGCTACCTGACCTGCGATGCGACCTGCGAGGTGTGGTTCCAACACCACGGCCGCGTCATCGGGTCAGGCCGGGCCACCCGCACGGTCTACCGGCGGCTGCGCCGCGCACTGGAGCATCGTGACCGCTGCTGTGTGGTGCCCGGCTGCGGGGCCACCCGCGGTCTGCACGCCCATCACATCGTGCACTGGCACGACGGCGGGCTCACCGAACTGTCCAACCTCGTGCTGGTCTGCCCGTATCACCACCGGTCACATCATCGCGGCGGCATCACCATCACCGGACCCGCACACCGGCTCGTGATCACCGACAGTGAGGGACAAACCCTGCACGCGGCATCGCTGGCCCGACCACCCACGACAGCCCCACCCGACGTGGCGCCGTATCCCGGGCCGACCGGCGAACGCGCCGACTGGTGGTGGTACACACCCTTCCAACCACAACCCCCACCAACAACGAACTAA
- a CDS encoding SDR family NAD(P)-dependent oxidoreductase, whose translation MQRFSDRTVIVTGAGSGIGQATVARLLDEGATVVAYDVSAEGLAATATAADAAGAGERLTTEVLDVSSEDAVAAAVDTAVKDLGGLDVLVNAAAIQRCAHTHEHTLADWNTTLAVNLTGTFLMTRQALPALIASGHGVVVNFTSTAASFAHPYMAAYAASKGGVLAFTHALALEYSKQGLRAVNIQPGGVATALAMSTLDKMPEGYDLGLWAKQTPLIGGSDNEILGDPSAVASVIAMVASEDGRFITGTEIRVDGGAHA comes from the coding sequence ATGCAGAGATTTTCCGACCGCACAGTCATCGTCACTGGCGCCGGCTCAGGGATCGGCCAGGCCACCGTTGCGCGGCTGCTCGATGAGGGCGCCACGGTGGTGGCCTACGACGTCTCCGCGGAGGGCCTGGCCGCGACCGCAACCGCCGCCGATGCCGCCGGTGCGGGCGAGCGACTCACCACCGAGGTACTCGACGTCTCGTCCGAGGATGCCGTCGCCGCGGCCGTCGACACGGCGGTGAAAGACCTTGGTGGCCTTGACGTCCTGGTGAACGCCGCAGCCATCCAACGGTGCGCGCACACCCATGAGCACACCCTCGCCGACTGGAACACCACCCTGGCGGTCAACCTCACCGGCACCTTCCTGATGACCCGCCAGGCGCTGCCCGCGCTAATCGCCAGCGGACACGGGGTCGTGGTCAACTTCACGTCGACCGCCGCCTCCTTCGCGCATCCGTACATGGCGGCCTACGCGGCGAGCAAGGGCGGCGTGCTGGCGTTCACACACGCCCTTGCCCTCGAGTACTCCAAACAGGGTCTTCGCGCGGTGAACATCCAGCCGGGCGGAGTGGCGACCGCCCTGGCGATGAGCACGCTGGACAAGATGCCAGAAGGCTACGACCTCGGGCTGTGGGCCAAGCAGACCCCGCTGATCGGTGGCAGCGACAACGAGATCCTCGGCGATCCCAGCGCGGTGGCATCGGTTATCGCCATGGTCGCCTCCGAGGACGGTCGGTTCATCACCGGCACCGAGATCCGGGTGGATGGCGGCGCGCACGCCTGA
- a CDS encoding nuclear transport factor 2 family protein, whose product MCSCADRHAIIDVLNKYATSLDARDWEGLDDVFHQDAVGQYGVLLDGRPAIVKSIRGFLDGCGATQHLLGNHQIHIDGDQAQCATKARVIHVGAGDFAALTPYEAIGVYRDQLIRTPDGWRIMHRHFDVSITLGDFNILQPA is encoded by the coding sequence ATGTGCAGCTGCGCTGATCGACATGCCATCATCGACGTCCTGAACAAGTACGCAACGTCGCTTGACGCGCGAGACTGGGAGGGTCTGGACGACGTCTTCCACCAGGACGCCGTCGGCCAGTACGGAGTACTCCTCGACGGACGGCCTGCGATCGTGAAGTCAATACGTGGTTTCCTGGACGGGTGTGGGGCCACTCAGCATCTTCTCGGCAATCACCAGATCCACATCGACGGTGACCAAGCCCAGTGCGCCACCAAGGCTCGCGTCATCCACGTCGGTGCGGGAGATTTCGCCGCCCTCACACCCTATGAGGCCATCGGCGTCTATCGAGACCAGCTGATCCGCACACCCGACGGATGGCGAATCATGCACCGTCACTTCGATGTGAGCATCACCCTCGGCGACTTCAACATATTGCAACCAGCGTGA
- a CDS encoding alpha/beta hydrolase translates to MAVPALDPDAAARIAAFGPIPPMRERGIAAVRAAIEATALPADLPDMASIVDRVVPGPAGPIPLRIYRPSGDAAAPALVYFHGGGMVMGTNHSFEPLARTLAAVSGATVISVEYRLAPESPPPAQFNDAYAATEWVAAHATELGVDVTRLGVVGDSAGGSLAAAVALAARDRGGPKLSVQVLLYPGLDRDMGAPSITAMPEAPMLRHDDIVYMLDIADCGVSQRDHYRVPAYAADLSGLPQALVVTGECDPIRDWGERYAGRLRDAGVQTTVTRYPGVCHGFLMYSHTTARGRLAIAEIGALLRAKFAHPLPF, encoded by the coding sequence GTGGCCGTTCCAGCACTGGACCCTGACGCCGCGGCCCGGATCGCCGCGTTCGGGCCGATACCGCCCATGCGCGAGCGCGGCATCGCGGCGGTCCGCGCCGCCATCGAGGCCACTGCCCTGCCTGCGGACCTGCCCGACATGGCATCCATCGTCGACCGCGTCGTTCCTGGGCCGGCGGGGCCTATCCCGTTGCGGATCTACCGACCGTCCGGCGACGCCGCCGCGCCGGCGCTGGTCTACTTCCACGGCGGCGGAATGGTGATGGGCACCAACCACTCATTCGAGCCGCTGGCCCGCACCCTGGCGGCCGTCAGCGGCGCCACGGTCATCTCGGTCGAGTACCGACTGGCCCCGGAGTCCCCGCCGCCAGCGCAGTTCAACGACGCATACGCCGCCACCGAATGGGTCGCCGCGCATGCCACCGAGTTGGGGGTGGACGTCACCCGACTCGGCGTGGTCGGCGACAGCGCAGGCGGGTCGCTGGCCGCCGCGGTCGCTCTGGCGGCAAGGGACCGCGGCGGACCCAAACTGAGCGTCCAGGTCCTGCTCTATCCGGGACTGGACCGCGATATGGGGGCGCCGTCGATCACGGCGATGCCCGAAGCGCCGATGCTGCGCCACGACGACATCGTCTACATGCTCGACATCGCCGACTGCGGGGTGTCACAGCGCGACCACTACCGGGTGCCCGCCTACGCCGCAGATCTGTCGGGCCTGCCGCAGGCGCTTGTCGTGACCGGCGAGTGCGACCCGATCCGGGACTGGGGCGAACGGTACGCGGGCCGACTGCGCGACGCCGGTGTGCAGACCACGGTGACGCGCTATCCCGGTGTGTGCCACGGCTTTCTGATGTACTCACACACCACCGCACGCGGTCGCCTTGCGATTGCGGAGATCGGCGCGCTACTTCGGGCGAAGTTCGCCCATCCCCTGCCGTTCTGA
- a CDS encoding SDR family NAD(P)-dependent oxidoreductase, with translation MTAQDVFGGGVAVITGAGAGIGAGLARHAHRLGMTVVLADVDEQAIGTLRDELNADGGTAVCIPCDVRDSIAVQELADRAYAEVGPVRLLVNNAGVEQFGYLWDTPVANWNRVVEVNVSGVFHGIRAFLPKMIATPAPAWVWNLSSIGGVAVVPLQAPYIMSKHAVLALTECLQLEVQHAGFDHIHVQAVLPGAVVSNIFESAGGVDAHGGDTAAAESQRSAMLDIKAAAMDPIAAAEVVFDQAAEGRFYLLTQPDYVGSAMTERANVLASQRAPMLRTGRRFDPEAE, from the coding sequence GTGACCGCCCAGGACGTGTTCGGCGGCGGTGTCGCCGTCATCACCGGCGCCGGCGCAGGAATCGGTGCCGGACTCGCGCGGCACGCACACCGGTTGGGCATGACGGTGGTGCTCGCCGATGTCGACGAGCAGGCGATCGGCACGCTGCGCGACGAGCTGAACGCCGACGGCGGCACGGCGGTGTGCATCCCGTGCGATGTGCGCGATTCGATCGCTGTCCAGGAGCTGGCCGACCGGGCTTACGCTGAGGTCGGCCCTGTGCGTCTCCTGGTGAACAACGCCGGTGTCGAACAGTTCGGCTACCTGTGGGACACCCCGGTCGCCAACTGGAACCGTGTCGTCGAGGTCAACGTCAGTGGCGTCTTTCACGGGATCCGCGCGTTTCTGCCCAAGATGATCGCGACGCCGGCTCCGGCGTGGGTGTGGAACCTGTCCTCGATCGGCGGCGTCGCCGTCGTACCGTTGCAGGCGCCCTACATCATGAGCAAGCACGCCGTGCTCGCGCTGACCGAGTGTCTGCAACTCGAGGTCCAGCACGCCGGTTTCGACCACATCCACGTCCAGGCGGTGTTGCCGGGCGCGGTGGTGTCCAACATCTTCGAGTCCGCCGGTGGCGTCGACGCACACGGTGGCGACACCGCGGCCGCCGAATCGCAGCGCTCGGCGATGCTCGACATCAAGGCCGCCGCGATGGACCCGATCGCCGCCGCCGAGGTGGTGTTCGACCAGGCCGCCGAGGGCCGGTTCTACCTTCTCACGCAGCCCGATTACGTCGGGTCAGCGATGACCGAACGTGCCAATGTGCTTGCCAGCCAACGGGCTCCGATGCTGCGCACCGGTCGACGGTTCGACCCCGAGGCAGAGTGA
- a CDS encoding polyketide cyclase: MSNEISLAEVQEFIAGFWFHYDQGHFDELAIRIADEMEYLSRSDSGDCPFEELLAAELHGGAETLAWLIDHRNENPYPLRHHATNVFRTGVSAGPAGEVTTARFYLYVNQITNNVPFDVSSGVVDVGIRRADPSNHEGLVFTSMNVVLDAEDSVPLAQYTAAKSAASPA; the protein is encoded by the coding sequence ATGAGCAACGAGATCAGCCTGGCCGAGGTTCAGGAATTCATCGCAGGCTTCTGGTTCCACTACGACCAGGGCCACTTCGACGAGTTGGCCATCCGCATCGCTGACGAGATGGAGTACCTCAGCCGGTCCGATTCCGGTGATTGCCCGTTCGAGGAACTGCTTGCCGCCGAACTGCACGGCGGCGCCGAGACGTTGGCCTGGCTCATCGATCATCGCAACGAGAACCCCTACCCGCTCCGGCACCACGCGACCAACGTCTTTCGCACCGGGGTCAGCGCCGGACCGGCAGGCGAGGTCACGACTGCCCGCTTCTATCTGTACGTCAACCAGATCACGAACAACGTCCCGTTCGACGTGTCGAGCGGCGTCGTCGACGTTGGAATTCGGCGTGCGGACCCGTCCAACCACGAAGGTCTGGTGTTCACCTCGATGAACGTCGTGCTCGACGCCGAGGACTCGGTTCCGTTGGCTCAGTACACCGCCGCGAAGTCCGCCGCCTCGCCCGCGTGA
- a CDS encoding acyl-CoA synthetase — MILDDLVASARNHSLGDIPRRSARRYPDKVAIIDGDVEMTFAEFDSLVDRAAAALSDNGFGAGDRVALLAHNCWQYAVLAFATARAAVVLVPINFMLTAEEISYILGHCRARGFIVEPELVGVAEEAMRLGGQVDARVALTATGTSAPHGWADFTQWLNTTSPAPTLAIADDQLLRLMYTSGTESRPKGVMHTSRSLMWQYVSTITAGAMSADDVEIHSLPLYHCAQLDNFLATDLYLGATSIILPRPDPETVLHTIERYEVTNYFAPPTVWISLLRSPVFDQVDLSSLRKGYYGASAMPTEILHEIRERLPNLSLWNFYGQTEVAPLASALGPADQEAHAGAAGRPVLNVETTILDDCDMPVAAGTVGEIAHRSPHLMLGYLDDAAKTAEAFRGGWFHSGDLGYYDDFGLLHVVDRKKDMIKTGGENVASREVEEVLYRHESVQEVAVFGLPHPVWVEAVVAAVVIKDGTTVDEGDLIGHCREHLAGYKSPKRILFVHALPKNPSGKLLKREMRSQFASVFH; from the coding sequence ATGATCCTCGACGACCTCGTCGCCAGCGCCCGCAACCACTCCCTTGGCGATATCCCTCGCCGGTCGGCTCGCCGCTACCCCGACAAGGTGGCCATAATCGACGGCGACGTGGAGATGACGTTCGCCGAGTTCGACAGTCTGGTCGACCGCGCCGCGGCCGCATTGAGCGACAACGGCTTCGGTGCCGGCGATCGGGTGGCGCTACTGGCGCACAACTGTTGGCAGTACGCCGTGCTCGCGTTCGCCACCGCCCGCGCGGCGGTTGTGCTGGTGCCGATCAACTTCATGCTCACCGCCGAGGAGATCAGCTACATCCTTGGGCACTGTCGAGCGCGGGGTTTCATCGTCGAGCCCGAACTCGTCGGTGTCGCCGAGGAGGCGATGCGTCTCGGCGGACAGGTTGACGCACGTGTCGCGCTCACCGCGACGGGCACCTCGGCACCGCACGGCTGGGCTGATTTCACGCAATGGCTCAACACAACCTCGCCAGCACCGACCCTGGCCATCGCTGACGATCAGCTGCTGCGACTGATGTACACCAGCGGCACCGAGTCGCGGCCGAAGGGTGTCATGCACACCAGCCGCAGCCTGATGTGGCAGTACGTCAGCACCATCACGGCGGGTGCCATGAGCGCCGACGATGTCGAGATTCACTCGCTGCCGCTGTATCACTGCGCACAGCTCGATAATTTCCTGGCCACCGACCTCTACCTCGGCGCGACCAGCATCATCCTGCCCCGACCCGATCCCGAGACGGTCTTGCACACCATAGAACGCTACGAAGTCACCAACTACTTCGCCCCGCCGACGGTGTGGATCAGCCTGCTGCGCTCCCCCGTGTTCGATCAGGTGGACCTCTCCAGCCTGCGCAAGGGGTATTACGGAGCCTCCGCCATGCCGACCGAGATCCTGCACGAGATCCGCGAACGGCTGCCCAACCTGTCGCTGTGGAACTTCTACGGCCAGACCGAGGTCGCACCGTTGGCGTCCGCACTAGGACCTGCCGACCAGGAGGCGCACGCGGGCGCGGCGGGCCGACCGGTGCTCAACGTCGAGACGACGATCCTCGATGATTGCGATATGCCGGTGGCCGCGGGCACCGTCGGCGAGATCGCGCACCGCAGCCCGCACCTGATGCTGGGCTATCTCGACGACGCGGCCAAGACTGCAGAGGCGTTCCGCGGCGGGTGGTTTCACTCCGGAGACCTCGGCTACTACGACGATTTCGGGTTGTTGCACGTCGTCGATCGGAAGAAGGACATGATCAAGACCGGCGGTGAGAACGTGGCCAGCCGCGAGGTCGAGGAGGTGTTGTATCGCCACGAATCGGTCCAGGAGGTCGCCGTTTTCGGTCTGCCGCATCCAGTCTGGGTGGAAGCCGTGGTGGCGGCGGTGGTGATCAAGGATGGCACCACCGTCGACGAGGGCGACCTCATCGGCCACTGCCGTGAGCACCTCGCCGGCTACAAGTCGCCCAAGCGGATCCTCTTCGTCCACGCCCTGCCCAAGAACCCCAGCGGCAAGTTGCTCAAGCGGGAGATGCGAAGCCAGTTCGCCTCGGTGTTCCACTGA
- a CDS encoding acyl-CoA dehydrogenase family protein, with protein MHRLHYDDDHLAFGELAADFAAKEIAPHIEAWEDAGIAPREVFAAAGSVGLLGFAAPEEFGGVGVKDFRYNQILIERFMAVGAGNVGLSFAVHNDICLPYLLEFTTDAQRQRWLPGFVRGNLIAAIGMTEPGAGSDVAAIRTSGVDAGDHFIVNGAKTFITNGQNADLVITAVRTSADRHRGLTVMVLERGMPGFERGRNLDKLGLHCQDTSELSFTDVAVPKSNVIGEVGRGFEYLMRNLAQERMQIAVGSLGRARAALDWTVDYVRQRCAFGKPIGALQNTRFALADVATEVTVAESFIDRCVTQLNAGGLTPADAAKAKLWATEMEFRVLDSCQQLFGGYGYMREYPIARAAIDARVTRVYGGTSEIMREIIGRDLALDPTQAGPSA; from the coding sequence ATGCACCGCCTCCACTACGACGACGACCACCTCGCATTCGGTGAGTTGGCCGCCGACTTCGCCGCCAAGGAGATCGCCCCGCACATCGAAGCCTGGGAGGACGCCGGGATCGCGCCCCGCGAGGTGTTCGCGGCTGCGGGCTCGGTCGGACTGCTCGGCTTCGCCGCGCCGGAGGAGTTCGGCGGCGTCGGCGTCAAGGACTTCCGCTACAACCAGATCCTGATCGAGCGTTTCATGGCGGTCGGCGCAGGCAATGTCGGCCTGAGCTTCGCCGTTCACAACGACATCTGCCTGCCGTATCTGCTCGAGTTCACGACCGACGCCCAGCGGCAGCGCTGGCTGCCGGGGTTCGTCAGGGGCAACCTGATCGCCGCGATCGGCATGACGGAACCGGGCGCGGGCTCCGACGTCGCCGCCATCCGCACGAGCGGTGTCGACGCCGGCGACCACTTCATCGTCAACGGCGCCAAGACGTTCATCACCAACGGGCAGAACGCCGATCTGGTCATCACCGCGGTGCGGACATCGGCCGATCGGCACCGCGGTCTGACCGTTATGGTGCTCGAGCGCGGCATGCCCGGCTTCGAGCGTGGGCGCAATCTCGACAAACTGGGCCTGCACTGCCAGGACACGTCGGAGCTGTCGTTCACCGACGTGGCCGTGCCCAAGTCCAACGTGATCGGCGAGGTTGGCCGGGGCTTCGAGTACCTGATGCGCAACCTCGCCCAGGAGCGCATGCAGATCGCGGTCGGCAGCCTGGGCCGGGCACGCGCTGCGCTGGACTGGACCGTCGATTACGTTCGCCAACGCTGCGCGTTCGGCAAACCCATTGGCGCACTGCAGAACACCCGCTTCGCACTCGCTGACGTCGCCACCGAGGTCACCGTCGCCGAATCGTTCATCGACCGCTGTGTCACGCAACTCAACGCTGGCGGGCTGACCCCAGCCGACGCCGCGAAGGCCAAACTGTGGGCCACCGAGATGGAGTTCCGGGTGCTCGACAGCTGCCAGCAGCTCTTCGGCGGCTACGGATACATGCGCGAGTACCCCATCGCGCGCGCCGCCATCGACGCGCGCGTCACCCGCGTGTACGGGGGCACCTCGGAGATCATGCGCGAGATCATCGGACGCGACCTCGCGCTCGACCCGACACAGGCGGGGCCGTCGGCATGA